ggcttcataggttgaAGAGGGATTATAGAAATAATTGATCTAAGCtccagaaaagggggaaaaaaaggggcaGGTTGTGACTTTAAATGTGTTTCCTTCTTCTTGCATGACGTGATTTTGAAATGCCACAAAAATGAAGTGTTTTCAGAAATGCTCCGAGTGGGGTTCTTTCCTCCCAAACCACCAGCTTTCGATTCAGCAACCAAAGTCCAGGGTTCCATGGGGTCAAGGCAATAAACATGGAAGGCGTTTACACAAATGATTAACTTGAGGGATCGGGCAGCACCCGGCAGAGTTCCTGGGGTTGACCAACTGAAGCTATTGGGAAGTTCCCACTGGGAGTTATATGCACTGTTAATATCTtgactcaatttatttatttattagagttgaaagggaccttgcaggtcatcaagtccaaccccctgctcaagcaggaaatcctacacatcCCTagtcaaatgacagtccaatctcctcttgaaagtgtccagagttggggcgttcacaacctccgctgacaggccgttccactggttgatcgctctgaccgtcaggaagttcttccttatttccaggttgaatttccccttggtcagcttccatccgtcgttcctcgtccggccctctcgtgccctggagaatagtgtgaccccctcctctctgtggcaacccctcaagtacctgtagactgctatcctgtcccccctggccctctttttctctaggctatccgtgcccagttccagcaatctctcttcataagtcttggtttctagtcccctaattatttgggttgctcttttctgcaccttctccagagtttctatgtctcttttgaagggtGGTAACAATGATGCTGGTGGTGATGGTGCTCTCTTGACGTTGTATCAAGAACAAGCCTGCATCCTGTCCCGTGACTAAGTAGGGCAGGCGGGCTGGAATCTAACCACCAGACTGATTATTAAACAGACAACCGGGAGGAAAGGCTACGTGCTGAGACGGTGGTTAAAGCcctataaagcggtatataagtccaagtgctactTAGCAatgtttggattgttattctcaCTTATTACGCgcatgactttagactgtttatctgaagatgttatttctcaaagcaaACCTTAGTTCAAGTTAGTAGTTCTGCATATGGCTGAGTGGTTATTCACAACTGATCTCAACTGAGATGCTTCTGTGTGCACAACCCTGGTAAACAAGGGTTACTCTCCTCATAGATTAACACACAGTTGCGGTTCAGAAttgtgctcacagtcactcatgctctcatcaacttgaggttcgactactgtaatgctctctacatggggctatccttgaagagtgttcggaaacttcagatcgtgcagaatgcggccgcgagagcaatcatgggctttcctaaatatgcccatgtcacaccaacactccgcagtctgcattggttgccgatcagtttccggtcagaattcaaagtgttggttatgacctataaagccctacatggcatcggaccagaatatctccgggaccgccttctgccgcacgaatccgagcaaccggttaggtcccacagagtgggtcttctctgggtcccatcaactaaacaatgccgtatggtgggacccagggtaagagccttccctgtggcggccccgaccctctggaatcaactccccctggagatcaggactgcccccaccctccttgccttttgcaaactcctaaaaacccacctttgccgccaggcatggggaaattgattcccctcgtccgctccgttttatgtatggtttgtttgggttgtatgagtgtttttaatcaagggttttaaaatgttttgctttttaaatcattggatttgtattcgtgttgtgagctgctccgagtcttcggagaggggcggcatgcaaatctaataagtaagtaagtaagtaaaaaaaggCTTCTACAATGACCTCAGATACAAAACTTCCTAGCAGACGGTATTTACTGCAGCAGACTTGAAAAAACAGAACCGAGAAAGGTTTCCGCTCTTTGGAGAAAGGATGCTGTGCCCTAGAGAAGGGCCCTCCAACGGAAGCAGGACCCCAGAGAGTGGCCTCAGCTGTCGTAGAAGTCCACGTGGGCACCGGACTCGAAGGTATTTGCCACGAGGAGGTCCAGCAACTTCTGGGCGGAGACGTCACAGTCGACCAGCTGGTGGGATTCTTTCAGGTGAAGGAAGGTCTGGCGCAGCTCCACATCTGCCGAGAGGGTGCGGGCCTCTTCCTGCATGGAGGTGTCCAGGGGGCCTGTGAAGAAGGAAAGGTGGGCAGGAAAGGGCCACCAGTCCCCGGGGGTCCTTTGGGGAGAGCTAGCCCATCCGCAGCCCCGCCCCCTGTTGGGTTTGCTCCTTGTCCCCCTCAGGGCATGTCAgattccgagtctacggagaggggcagcatacaaatctaattaattaataaataaatgaataaaataaataaaaaaataaaataaaataaataaaataaataaaacaaataaaacaaataaaacaaaataaaacaaaataaaacaaaataaaacaaaataaaataaataaaataaataaaataaataaaataaataaaataaataaaataaataaaataaataaaataaataaaaaaataaggaggAGGAGCCAGGACCCTCTGGAGACCCCGGGCTGGTCTGGGGAGGGGGGTTGCCAGAGGAAGccgagagtgaggcagaaagtggcTTGAGTGAGCCTGATGGGGCTGATGTGAGATGGggtgagtggtcccagtcagagagtgaggaagacataGTGGAAAACAACTGGATAAATCCTTGCTATCAAAGACAAGAGAAGCTCCAGATtaaaaggtattaattcacaGCCGTAGCTCTTTGAGGCGCATTATATTGGGACTGCCATTCTTTGGAAGAGACACGAAAATGAGGGGGTGCTGGAAcaaagctttaaaaccatgatttctgcttcaaaaacGCCCCCTGTGTTGAACGCTGGGCTAGGGAAGACTTTGGTGAGTGGACCGATGTTCGTCTCTGTTGAACGTTGTGCTGGGAAGTGCTTAAAAGTGAAAGGGATTTAACTTTATCTCAGGAACGTGGAGAAAGAATGAAATTCTGACCCTCTTCCCAGACCATGGATTGTGGTTAATGGTTACAGAGATCATCATTAACTTGCGTTTCCACTCACGTGTGCTTGAGTGGGATTTTTAATCAAATAAGTGACTTCTGAGAGTGGGGTCGGAGGGCCGGGACCCACCTGGGGCGTAGCTCAGCACCCGCACGTCCGGCTCCTCGGCCGCTAAGACCTGGAACATCATGTTCCGAGCCGCCTTCCCCATGCAGTAGAGGGTCCAGCTCTTGAAGGGCTTCAGGGCACAGAGGGAGGAGATGTTGACCACCAGGCGGCTGAAGCCCTGCTGGGCAGGGAAGGCCTTCAGGATAGAGGCGGTCAAGCAGAGGGCAGAGGTTACATTGAAGTTTAGGTAGCTGTTGACGTCGCCGGGCTCGGAGAAGTCCGAGAAGGTCTTGGAGACGTCACCCAGAGACCCTGGGAGGGAGAAAGAACCCttgaaggtggactcagccttccctccttcccggggggtcaaacgaggacccagattgttggggggcaagaggctgattctctgtaaaccacttagagggggctggaaaagcactaggaagcggtagataagtctaagtgctattgctattaattccttccttcctttcttgcccctccttccttccctttctttccttcctttgttcctttgctccctccctctcacctccctccttccttcttcaagagctggagtggcgcagtgggtagagcgcagtactgcagttccttcagctaactgccagctgcagttcagcagttcaaatctaccCACTGGCTCCagatggactcagccttccgtccttcccaggtggctcaaatgaggacccagattgttgggggcaagaggatgACTCTGTAAAGTGCTGGAAAAGCCCTGGGAAGCAGGAGGTAAGTCTAAAGGCTCTGGCCATTGGTCACCTGCAGGGGAGGCCtagaaggatgggggagggtgagCATCCGGGAGTCCCCCCATCC
This DNA window, taken from Erythrolamprus reginae isolate rEryReg1 chromosome 7, rEryReg1.hap1, whole genome shotgun sequence, encodes the following:
- the SPR gene encoding sepiapterin reductase, producing the protein MEAVGGWGRTACVVTGASRGLGRSLCRLLAAQLPPGSALLLVARSAGPLVRLAGELGAAWPGLRVEALAADLGTEQGLRRAAEAGRGLRGDGEPPQRLLLINNAGSLGDVSKTFSDFSEPGDVNSYLNFNVTSALCLTASILKAFPAQQGFSRLVVNISSLCALKPFKSWTLYCMGKAARNMMFQVLAAEEPDVRVLSYAPGPLDTSMQEEARTLSADVELRQTFLHLKESHQLVDCDVSAQKLLDLLVANTFESGAHVDFYDS